One region of Miscanthus floridulus cultivar M001 chromosome 19, ASM1932011v1, whole genome shotgun sequence genomic DNA includes:
- the LOC136529533 gene encoding uncharacterized protein — protein sequence MAAVWRGAWRWTVASTNRGGGGGGGGGGDDDPVHPPPQPALLDHSYDVNCGASSTASGTTLSNTATTYATSTAASLPFPFTAAAGGVTGEEKAEMREHIRDLIIHGSRGGCGAATTTIGNGGGGSSSALGKWLSELQVSWVLHLAQLDAASAGRTFVSRRLQHTARSWVLALHAVSRSVASFTGWCSSQELQQEEEALLWPATSELVGFVAATFLLMLPFVDAVVALDDVISPASSSISSDDHGHGGVVSGKKGAVASAHKFRTLIDVRDALSGVSEQVQLWHSCLSSSCSSSTDAEATRISAEMRRLLLAKMDKVDEAMRNTRDCIRTQFMSLTTDGHGHDHTASGLHSSPDIHVATQFAVSYIIVLSTSYSYNRSSVDPATAYEACLSLGENSTGSSTNLNIVIIRSLEESLTRVSQLFADQSLRFLFLANNFYFLWHQLLSQNLLSDVLTDALARKIDSYINSYLQVSWTPVLKPLHSHSPCCFFFTRYSAQRKFLSEFEKTYTAQKLWKVPDPELRKVLRTAVVDKVISAFTKFLEDGGISASRVIVSPESLQEMLEELFEG from the coding sequence ATGGCGGCTGTATGGCGGGGAGCATGGAGGTGGACCGTCGCATCCACCAAccgaggcggcggtggcggtggcggtggcggcggcgacgacgatccTGTGCATCCACCACCGCAACCTGCTCTGCTTGATCACAGTTACGACGTCAACTGTGGAGCCAGCAGCACCGCTTCAGGTACCACCCTGTCCAACACTGCCACCACCTACGCCACTAGCACCGCCGCGTCCCTTCCGTTCCcattcaccgccgccgccgggggcGTCACGGGCGAAGAGAAGGCGGAGATGCGGGAGCACATCAGGGACCTCATCATCCATGGATCCCGTGGTGGATGTGGAGCGGCTACGACCACTAtcggcaacggcggcggcggcagcagcagcgcacTTGGCAAGTGGCTCTCAGAGCTGCAGGTCAGCTGGGTTCTGCACCTGGCCCAGCTGGACGCCGCGTCCGCGGGGAGGACCTTCGTGTCGCGGCGACTCCAGCACACCGCACGCAGCTGGGTCCTCGCTCTCCACGCCGTCAGCAGGTCCGTCGCTAGCTTTACTGGATGGTGTAGTAGCCAGGAGCTGCAGCAGGAGGAAGAAGCTCTGCTCTGGCCAGCTACTTCAGAATTGGTAGGATTTGTCGCTGCAACCTTCTTGCTCATGCTCCCTTTCGTCGACGCCGTCGTTGCACTCGACGACGTCATTAGCCCTGCTAGCAGTAGCATTAGCAGCGAcgaccatggccatggtggtgtcGTTTCTGGCAAGAAGGGTGCAGTGGCATCAGCTCACAAGTTCAGGACACTGATAGATGTCCGTGACGCTCTCTCTGGGGTCTCGGAACAGGTACAGCTCTGGCACTCGTGTCTCAGTTCCTCCTGTTCGTCATCAACCGACGCAGAAGCTACGAGGATAAGCGCGGAGATGAGAAGGCTGCTGTTGGCGAAGATGGACAAGGTGGACGAGGCCATGAGGAACACGAGAGACTGCATCAGGACACAGTTCATGTCCTTGACGACGGACGGCCATGGCCATGACCATACAGCGTCAGGACTGCATTCATCACCTGACATTCATGTTGCCACTCAGTTCGCAGTGAGCTACATCATTGTGCTGTCGACTAGTTACAGCTACAACCGTTCATCAGTGGATCCTGCTACTGCATATGAAGCATGTCTGTCTCTCGGTGAGAATAGTACCGGTTCTTCCACCAACCTGAACATCGTGATCATCCGTTCCCTAGAAGAAAGCCTCACCAGGGTGTCGCAGTTATTCGCGGATCAGAGCCTCAGGTTCCTATTCCTGGCCAACAACTTCTACTTCCTGTGGCACCAACTGCTATCTCAAAATCTGCTTTCGGATGTCCTAACGGATGCCCTGGCTCGCAAGATTGACAGTTACATAAACAGTTACCTGCAAGTATCCTGGACGCCGGTGTTGAAGCCCTTGCACAGTCATTCACCTTGTTGCTTTTTCTTCACGAGATACTCAGCTCAGCGTAAGTTCTTGTCGGAGTTTGAGAAGACCTACACTGCGCAGAAACTCTGGAAGGTTCCAGACCCAGAGCTGAGGAAAGTGCTGCGGACAGCCGTCGTTGACAAAGTCATTTCGGCCTTCACAAAGTTCTTGGAGGATGGTGGCATCAGCGCTTCAAGAGTCATCGTCAGTCCCGAGAGTTTGCAGGAGATGTTGGAAGAGTTATTTGAAGGATAA